DNA sequence from the Cohnella herbarum genome:
AATGCCGATCACGGCCAACGTCATAACATATCCAGGGAAAGAAAGCATCACATCGCAAACCCTCATAACCAAGGCATCCGTTTTCCCTCTAAAATAGCCCGCGATAAAGCCTAAAATTGCTCCAATCCCTACCGATAAAACCAAAGCAACCAACACCCAAAGCACGCTTGGACGGATGCCATAAATTAATCTTGACAACATACATCTCCCCAGATGGTCATTACCTAATAGGTACTCCCATGATGAGGATGCAAAGCGGAGCTCCATATGGACTGCTTCGGGATCATGAGGCGCAAAAAAGGGGGCAAATAACCCGACAACAAGAGTTGCCGCAATAATAAATAACGATGTAGCGGCTAACCTATCTTTCCATACATGAATGAGCAGTTTCATTTAGAGATCCTTCCTTAACTTGGGGTTCATCGCGGCATTGAGAATGTCAGAAACCGTATTAAACAGTACAAATGTTACTGCCAGTACAAGGACATACGCCTGAATGATCGGGAAATCCCGGCTTAAAATGGATTTAACGCTCAGCGTTCCTAACCCCGGCCAGGCAAAAATGTTCTCCACGACGACCGTACTTCCCAAGATGATAGGGATTGCCATGCCAAATACGGAAATCGCGACTTGCAATGAATTTCTTAAAATATGTAACGTTATTTTTCTCTCTGGCAAACCGCATGCTCTACCGTACAATACATAGTCTTCATTCATGTTGCTTATCATCGAACTTCTAACGATTCGGAAGTAAACGCCTGCAAAACTGATCGTGATCACAACGACCGGTAGAACATAACTCTTCAACGAGTCCATGCCACTTGTCGGCAATAAATCCAGCTTCACGGATAGAAACCAGACCATTAGCGCCGCAAGCCAGTAGGATGGCATGGAAGTCAGGAAAAAGGAGACGCCTCTAATCGACTTATCCATCATTTTTCCTTCTCTCCATGCGCTGATGACGCCTAATACTACCGACAGCGCGATAATGGCGATAACTGAAACCGAGGTTAGTTTTAACGTATTGAGAAAAGCCGGACCGAGTAATGACCAGACCGGTTTCCCCGTAACGTACGAGTGTCCGAAATCAAACTGCAAGCAGGCAACGAGCCAATTCAGATAGCGGAGCATAAAGGGTTGATTCATCCCCAGCATCGCTTTCGTTTCCGCGATCAATTCAGCTGTTATATTCGGTACACCTTGCGCATGCAATACCACTTCGACCGGATCTATGGGAGATAGATTGATAAAGACAAACGTAATAAACGATATCGTTATAAGCAAAGGAATTGACATCAATATTCTTTTCAAAATATAACTGCTCATGGCTATTCGAAGTACAATCGCTCGAATGGCAACTCATATTGCGTTTGCTTAAACGAGATGCCATGCAAGTTTTCCGGGGCTACAACGGTGACGTTACCATTAGTGATGGGAATAAACACGGCTTCATCATGGACGATTGTCAGAATATCCGCATATAGAGATTTACGACCTGCCTCTTCCATCGTCACCATAACCTGATTAATTTTCTCGTAGAGTTCATTCGCTTTTGCAATGCCCTTGGTCGTATGGAGATAAGCCGATTCGGAAGTAAAGGCGGCGATTGTGCTTTGCGGATCATAAGCGAGTCCCCATGTTTGATTGAACAGCAACTCGTAATCTCCCGTCGATCTTCTATTCGCAATAGACGAAGACTCTTCTCCGACAAGCTTCAGCTCGATCCCTATCTTTTTTACTGTGCTTTGGATGAATTCCGCTTGCGTTTTCTGGGAGGACGAGTTGACGTCATAGTAAAGCTTAATCATTAATTTGCTTCCGTCTTTTATTCTGACTTCGCCGCCTTTTTCTAGTTTCCATCCGGCTTCTTCCAATATCTCTTTCGCTTTTTCTAGATCATAGCCACGTTTCTTCAACGCCACGTTGGCATAATTAACGTTAGAGGAGAACAGGGTGTCGGCTTCCGTTTCTGTTCCGTTAAAAATTTGCTTACTGATCGTTTCCCTGTCAATCGAATACCAGATTGCTTCGCGAACAGCGGTCTTATGTATAGGACTATCCGCTTGGCTGCTATTGGCCACGATCATTTTCGTATTCATGGCTTTACTTCTAACCAGTTGATATTCACCCGTTTCGACTAACTTATTCATCGCTTCCACGTCAATGCTGTCTGCGCCTCGATCATCGGTGAATATAAAGTCGACCTCTCCCTTTTGTAGGGCCAATAATGTCGTTTCTCCCGCAGGAAGCACTTTTGCCGTAACCTTACTCACTTTCGGCGCGCCGCCCCAATAGTTTTCATTGGCTTCAAATACGGCATATTGATCGGATTTATGTTCGGTTAGCTTATAGGGTCCCGTTCCGTCGTAACCGTTCACGCCATCCTTCGTTCCTCCGTTCATAAAATCTTTGGGAGAGATGAATACGTAAGGTCTTGTCATCGACAGTTCAAGCAATGTCGGATAATACGGCTCCGATAGTACCAATTCAAACGTATACTCATCGATTGCTTGGAGACTCGCGATCTTCGTCGATAGCTTGATCCAAGTATGTTTGCTTGCGTTGCTTTGCACGGCTTCGATATTTTTTTTCACGGCTTCGGCGTTGAATGGCTCCCCATCATGAAATTTCACGTCTTTACGTAGATGAAAGGTATATATTTTTCCATCGTCGGAAACCTTCCATGATTCGGCCAACAAAGGCTTGATTCCATCTTCCGTATTTTCAACCAGTGACTCATACACCATTCCCTGAGCTGGCAAGGAGCCGGTGTATAGATGGGGGTTCATATCGTTAATATCTTTTGAAGTGGCATACACCAGCTCCTTTCTTTGATCCGCTGGACTCGTTGTCTCAGCCTTGTCGTTGCCGCAGGCTGCAAGCAGTACAATCGAAACCATTAATGCCATTAATAAACCAATCGTTTTTCTTGTCATGTCGTATCCTCCTGTAAATAGCAGTTACTAATTTACTTTAATCGTAAATATTACGATTAGCATAATGGAAACGAGAGGCTACGTCAACATCTTTACCGATTTTTCATTTTTATCGTTTATTGCATAACAAAAAGCAGCCATTTTGATTGGCTGCTTTTTGTCCTTTTAGAGGGGAGGAGTAAAATACGGTCTATAATACACTTCGGACTACTTTCTACGTGATTTAAAAATGATATAAATGCTACTAATAAACCAAGATATCCCGATAAGAAACCCCGAAATAATAGGGATATAAACAAGCTAATATCGTCCCTCTCTACTGGCCCCATATGCATTGAAATACTATTCAAACTTCTTCCTTATTCCAGC
Encoded proteins:
- the opp1B gene encoding nickel/cobalt ABC transporter permease; amino-acid sequence: MSSYILKRILMSIPLLITISFITFVFINLSPIDPVEVVLHAQGVPNITAELIAETKAMLGMNQPFMLRYLNWLVACLQFDFGHSYVTGKPVWSLLGPAFLNTLKLTSVSVIAIIALSVVLGVISAWREGKMMDKSIRGVSFFLTSMPSYWLAALMVWFLSVKLDLLPTSGMDSLKSYVLPVVVITISFAGVYFRIVRSSMISNMNEDYVLYGRACGLPERKITLHILRNSLQVAISVFGMAIPIILGSTVVVENIFAWPGLGTLSVKSILSRDFPIIQAYVLVLAVTFVLFNTVSDILNAAMNPKLRKDL
- the cntA gene encoding staphylopine-dependent metal ABC transporter substrate-binding lipoprotein — encoded protein: MTRKTIGLLMALMVSIVLLAACGNDKAETTSPADQRKELVYATSKDINDMNPHLYTGSLPAQGMVYESLVENTEDGIKPLLAESWKVSDDGKIYTFHLRKDVKFHDGEPFNAEAVKKNIEAVQSNASKHTWIKLSTKIASLQAIDEYTFELVLSEPYYPTLLELSMTRPYVFISPKDFMNGGTKDGVNGYDGTGPYKLTEHKSDQYAVFEANENYWGGAPKVSKVTAKVLPAGETTLLALQKGEVDFIFTDDRGADSIDVEAMNKLVETGEYQLVRSKAMNTKMIVANSSQADSPIHKTAVREAIWYSIDRETISKQIFNGTETEADTLFSSNVNYANVALKKRGYDLEKAKEILEEAGWKLEKGGEVRIKDGSKLMIKLYYDVNSSSQKTQAEFIQSTVKKIGIELKLVGEESSSIANRRSTGDYELLFNQTWGLAYDPQSTIAAFTSESAYLHTTKGIAKANELYEKINQVMVTMEEAGRKSLYADILTIVHDEAVFIPITNGNVTVVAPENLHGISFKQTQYELPFERLYFE